Below is a window of Spelaeicoccus albus DNA.
GGTGTCCGAATCGGGCTGGTCGAGCTTCAAGTCGAAAAGGGCGCGCAGCGCGTCGGCATATCCGGAGCCGCCCGGCTGCGACGCCAATTGCTTGACCCGCACCGTCGGGGTGTGCATGAGTTTGTCGGCCATCCGGTTCAAGCTGGTGCGCACTTCGGTCAGGACGTGTTCGTCCACGCCGGACAACCGGGAGTTCAAGCGCTCCATTTCGGCGTCGAGCACGCGTTGGGCGCGCTTGCGCAGGGCAATGACAGTCGGCAGCGCCGCCTTCGAGCGCTTGGCTGACAAGAACCGTTCGACCTCTTCGGCGACTATCTCGTCGGCGCGAATGAGCGCGGCGGAGGCCGGGGAGTCGGCCCCGCGGTCGATCAACTCGGACAGCTGACGCAGACCGACGACTTGAACGCCGGGCAGCTCGCCGACGGCTTCGTCGATATCGCGCGGCAACGCCAGGTCGACGAAGAACTGCCGGTCGGGCCTGTCGGCCCGGGCGACCCGGTCGGCCGAAATGACTGTCGTGCGGGCGCCCGTGCAGGCCACTACCAGGTCGGCGTGCGGCAACTCGGCGTCCAGTATTTCTCCGGTCATGGGCACGGCGCGCCCGCCCACGCCGGCGGCCAGACGCTCGGCTCTGGCAAGCGTCCGGTTGGCCACTGTGATGCTTTTCACGCCGCTGCGGGCAAGCTCCGCTGTCACCAGGCCGCTCATGGCGCCGGCCCCCAGCACGAGAGCGTGGGCGCCGGACAGGTCGCCGATCCAGTTCGGCGCGGGTTCGAGTGCGTCGTCCAGCATCGACCGGGCCACCTGGTCGAGATCGGTTTCCGCGTGCGCCCGTTTACCGACGCGCAGGGCGGTTTGCATCAACCGTGACAAATTCGAGCTGACGTGCCCGGCCGATGTCGCTCGCGCGAGCGTCGTGCGCAGCTGGCCGAGGATTTGCGCTTCGCCCAGAGCCATCGAATCCAGGCCGCACGCCACCGAGAACACGTGCCGCACCGCGGCTTCGTCGTAGTGCACGTACAAGTGATCGGTCAGCGACGTCCAGTCCATGGCCAGCGCATCGACCAGTGCGCCGCCCAAGTCGGCCAGGCCGCCGTGGAACGACGTCACGTCGGCGATCAATTCCAGCCGATTGCACGTGGAGACGACCAGTGCGCCGTCGACGTACTCGCCCGCCAGCATTCCGCCGGCAAGCTCTTCGGCACGCGTCGCCCCGAGCGCCGCCGACTCCAAAACGCCAATGGGCGCGGAGTGGTGCGACAGGCCCACGATGAGTGCGGTCACGATGACACCTTTCCTGCGAGAAGATCGGCGGCCTCGCGGCGTCCCGCATGAAAAGCGAGAATCTGCAGTTCCGTCGCCAAGTCGACGCGCCGCAATTGCACGTGCGCAGGAACCTGCAGCACGCACGGCGCGAAGTTCAGAATTCCGTGGATGCCGGCGCCGACCAGTTTGTCGCAGAGGCCCTGCGCGGCATCCGCCGGAACCGCCAGCACTGCCAGTTGGGCCTGCGCCTCGGCGATGCCGGCTTCAAGTTCGGCGGCGTCGCGTACCGTGAGCCCGCCGACGCTGCTGCCGACCACCGACTCGTCCACGTCGAACATGCCGACCACCGAGAATCCGCGGGAGGCGAATCCCGAGTAGCCGGCCAAAGCGCGGCCCAGATGACCGACGCCGACAATGACGACGCGCCAATCGAGCGTCAGGCCGAGGGTTTCGGAGATTTGCGTGACAAGCCTGCCGACGCTGTAACCGACGCCGCGGGTGCCGTACGAGCCCAAGTACGATAAATCCTTGCGGAGCTTTGCCGCGCCCACCCCGGCCAGCTCGGCCAAGTCCTCGCTCGACACGGTTTCGGTGTCGGTGGCCGCAAAGGTGCCCAGCGCCTGTAGATATACGGGGAGCCGGGCCACGGTTGCGTCCGGAATGCCGCGAATCTCGTCGATTCCGCTGCCGTCGGCAGCGCTGCCCGGTGCGATTCGACGCGTGTTGACCGCAGGCAGCTCAGCGTACTCAGGCTGGGACAAGGGGGTCGGTGTCTCCTACCAAACTGATGGATGTAATACTGCCCCAACCTTAAGCGTCACGGGTCGTTTGCACAAAGTGACGCATCACGGCGTATCATGCTCTCCCGCCGCTGACGTCCAACCCTTCGAGAGCGGCCCGAAACCGGCCGGCGTCCACGCGCCAATAGGTGTGCACGCGACCGTCGATCAGCACTACCGGAATCTCTTCGCCGTACCGCCTCGTCAGTTCGGCGTCGTCGTCGATGTTCGTCTCGCGGACCTCGATGCCGGCCGCGGCAGCCTCCCGCAGCACCGTCTCCCGGGCCGCATCGCACAAATGGCAGCCCGGCCGGGTCAGTAATTCGACTCGTGTCATAGTCGCCAGCGTACCGCTCTCGAATCCGGCCGAGCGGACGACTCGGGCCGCTACAGTGGTGGTATGCCATCGAATCCCGAGCCGCATTCCCCCGGCTCCCCGTCGGCCGGATCGTCCGGGCGCGCCGCGTTCTTCGACGTCGATAACACGGTGATGCGCGGGGCGAGCCTGTATCACCTGGCCCGCGGAATGCGCCGCCGCAAGCTGCTGACGTACCGCGAGCTCGTGCGGTTTGCGCTCGAGCAGCTCAGGTTCATCTCCAAGGGCGAACACGTGATCAATTTGGACCGGATCCGTACGCGCGCGCTGTCGTTCGTTGCCGGTTACACGGTCCCGGAGATTCGTCGAATCGGCGAAGAGGTGTACGACGAGTTGATGGCTTCGAAGATCTGGCCGGGAACTCGCGAGCTGGCCGCCGAGCACTTACGCCGGGGCGACGAGGTGTGGCTCGTCACCGCCACTCCCGACGAGATCGCGTCCACCATCGCCGACAGGCTCGGCGTCACCGGCGGAATCGGGACGGTCGCCGAGCATATCGACGGCGTGTACACGGGCCGGCTGAAGGGTCAGGTGCTGCACGGCGAGGCCAAGGCGGAGGCGATTCGCGGGATGGCCGAGCAGCGCGGTTTCGATCTTGCCGATGCGTATGCGTACAGCGATTCGGCCAATGACATCCCGATGTTGTCGTTGGTGGGGCACCCGTTCGCCGTGAACCCCGACCTGATCCTTGGCGAGTACGCTCGCGAGCACGGGTGGGAGATCCGCGATTTCCGGGGGCGCAGGCGCTCCGCCCGTCGCAATCTGATTGGTGCGGTCGGCGTCGGCGCCATCTACGGCGGATACAGATATTTGAAGTCCCGGCGCGGCCGGACCGGATAGAGCTTCCGCCTTGAACTGTCCCGACACGGCAAAAGCGCCCGCAGGCACGCGGCCGGCGGGCGCTTTTCGGCGCTACTTCTTGTTGCGACGCTGGTGACGCGTCTTGCGCAGCAGCTTGCGGTGCTTCTTCTTCGCCATCCGCTTGCGGCGCTTCTTGATAACGGATCCCATGAGATCTCCTTAACTTTCTTAAGTCACGTTCGGTCGACCCGATGTTCAAGGGGCCGATAATCCCGGTCCCATGCGTTCGGCCCGATAATTTCGGCCCAGTACATGCAGCCCGGTCATACCGGCGCACTCGGCCAAAACGCACGTGCACCGGCGGCGGCCGATCCCCTGACGTTGACGACCTCGGGCACCGGTTACCGCACTGCCGCATGCAGCCAAGCGCCAGTCCGGCCTCTACAATACCGGTTCGCCCGGCCCAGCCCACAATCGCACCCCCGAGCGCCCGCCGACGAGCGGTGCCGGCGGCATCGACGGGGCCCGCCCATTCGATCAACGGGTCGTTGCCGTCAGCCGGCGGAGTCACCGCCGGAACGGCGATCGACGAAAGAGGATTCCAAGTAGTCGTGCACGGCGCGCTCGGGCACCCGGAACGATCGGCCGAACCGCACTGCCGGCAAGTCCCCCGAGTGCACAAGCCGGTAGACGGTCATCTTCGACACGCGCATGACATCCGCCACTTCGGCGACGGTGAGGAACCGGATGTCGGACAGGCCCTGCCGTCCGTTCGTTTCCATCTCCGTCTCCTAACGTCAGTCGACACGCCCTGCTTGGGGATAAGCGGCATACACTCGGGAATTGTCGCAAGTTTCACAAGTTATACCGCGTGTCGATACTACACGCTAGTGGCTCACGTGGTATATGAGAAACCTCAATCGAAGTACGGATCGAGACCGTTCAACGGAAATACCGCGTTCCTGGTGCCCATGATGGCGCGGTCCGTCGCATCGGCAGGGTCGAACCCCACCTGCCATGAGCGCCACCACAAGTCGGCGCCGTCCCCCATGGTCGCCGGCGCCGTCCTGCCCACACGCGCCTGTACAAAGGCCCGCCAGGTTTCGGGCGTCGGCTCGGCAACTCCGATCGGTCGGCCCAGGGCGATGGCAAGCAGATGCGCCCACGCTCTCGGGACGACGTCCACCAGCTCGTATCCGCCCCCGCCGACTGCCAACCACCGTCCGCCGGCGTATCTGTCCGCGAGCCCCTCGATCATCAGGGCGGCTTCCCGGCCGGCGTCCACGCTCAACTGGAGGTGTGTGAGCGGGTCGCGGCTGTGACCGTCGCAGCCGTGCTGGCTGACGATGACCTGCGGCTGAAAGGCCCGGATCAGCGGCGGCACGCACGCATCGAACGCACGCAACCACCCGGCGTCCGTCGTCCGCGGCGGCAAGGCGATGTTGACCGTCTGGCCTTCGGCCCCGTCGCCGCCGACATCGGTGGCGAACCCGGTGCCGGGAAAGAGCATCCGGCCGGTTTCGTGCAGCGAGATGGTCAGCACGCCGGGGTCGTTCCAGAACACCGCCTCGGTGCCGTCCCCGTGATGCGCGTCGATGTCGATGTACGCGATCCGGGTAAACCCTTCGGCTTGCAGCCGGCGGATCCCGGCGGCCGCGTCGTTGTAGACGCAGAACCCGCTTGCCGCCGACGACTTGGCATGGTGCATGCCGCCGCAGAAGTTGACGGCGCGATCCGTCGCGCCCGACGCGATTGCCGACGCCGCATCGACGGTTCCCGACACGATCCGGGCCGACGCGTCGTGCATCTCGTCGAAGTACGGCACGTCGTCGGTTCCCAATCCGTACCGCCGCAACTGCGCTGCATCGCGCGTTCCCGGCGCCGACGCGGCGCGCACTGCATCGATGTACTCGCGCGAATGCACCGTCAAAAGCGTTTCGTCGTTCGCCACGCCGGCCGTATGCAGATCCGCGGCCGGATCGTCGAAGAGCCCGAATTCCCGGCACAGGCTCGCAGTGAACTCCAACCGCAGCGGATGCATGGGATGAGCCGGTCCGAAATTGTATTTCGTAAAGACGTCATCCCATACGACGTAGACGGGTCGAGATGTCATGCACATCACCCTAACCGGCTTGGTGCGTGAAAACCGTGCCGGCCTGAGCTTAGACTCTTGTAGGCACGGCACCAGCCGGGCCGCGGCGATCGGAGGGAGGGCGATGGCTCGCGCACGCAATCACGGGTACACCGGCCGGCTTCCCGGCCGGCGCCGGCGTTCCATCGGCTTGGCCTGGGTACGCGACGTCGTCGACGACCTGGCGAAGTCCTCCCCCGCCCGCCTCGCGCTCATCACTTTCACCTTCGTCAACGTCGTCTTCATCGCCTTGCTGACCTTGCCGATCTCCACCCGGTCGGGCCATTCCCCGCGGTTTTCCTATGCGGTCTTCGACGCCATCTCGGCCGTCTGCGTCACCGGGCTGAGCCCCGTCGAGCTTGTGGACTACTGGTCCACCTTCGGCCAAGTCGTCATCATCGTCGGCGTGCAGGTCGGCGGACTGGGCATCTTGACGCTGGCGTCCATCATGGGCCTGGCCGTTTCCCGTCGACTCGGCCTGAAACAACGACTTGTGGCGGCGCAAGAGACGAAGGCGCTGCGGCTCGGCGAGGTCGGCACGCTGCTGCGCGGCGTCATCGTGACATCGCTCCTCAGCGAGGTCGTGCTTGCCGCGTTCCTCACGCCGCGCTTCATGGTCCGCGGCGAGGACGCCGGTCAGGCCGTCTGGCACGGCGTCTTCTACTCCATCTCGGCGTTCAACAATGCCGGATTCAACATCCACGAAGGCGGGCTCGCCACGTTCGGCGGGGACCCGTGGATCCTCATCCCGCTGATGCTCGGCGTGTTCGTGGGCGCCCTCGGGTTCCCCGTCATCCTGACCGTCGCGCTGCACTGGCGCACTCCGAGTCGCTGGGATCTGCACGCGAAGATGACGCTGACGACGTCCGTGATTCTCGTCGTCCTCGGCACCATCCTGATCGGCGGATTCGAGCTCAACAATCCAAAGACGCTCGGGAGCATGAGCGGCGGCCAGGACGTGCTCGACACGGTATTCGCCGCCGTCATGCCGCGTTCGGGCGGGTTTGCCACGATTGACGTCGGCAGCATGCACCAGTCGACGCATCTGGTGCTGGACATGCTCATGTTCATCGGCGGCGGTTCGGCCTCCACAGCCGGCGGCATCAAGGTCACAACCCTGGCCGTGCTGTTTCTGGCGGCGTATGCCGAAGCACGCGGCAACGAGCACGTCGAAGCTTTCGGACGCCGCATCCCGCCGGGGTCGCTGCGATTGGCCGTGGCAGTCACCCTGGCCGGCGCCACTATCGTCGCGTCGGCGTCCATGGCAATCGTCGCCATGTCGAGCTTGAGCCTGGACGACGTGCTGCTCGACGTGATCTCCGCCTTCGCCACGTGCGGGCTGTCGTCCGGCGTGACTACCCAGCTGGACGCTCCTGGGCAATACGTGCTTGCTGCGGTTATGTTTGTGGGACGCACCGGCACCATCACCCTGGCCGCCGCGCTTGCCTTGCGCGAACGCCGGCGCCTGTACACGTATCCGGAAGAGAGGCCGATAGTTGGCTGAACGATCAGCACCGCACGCACCGGTTCTCGTTGTCGGACTCGGCAGGTTCGGCGCCGCGACCGCCAACCGGCTGACGCAGCT
It encodes the following:
- a CDS encoding glutamyl-tRNA reductase, yielding MTALIVGLSHHSAPIGVLESAALGATRAEELAGGMLAGEYVDGALVVSTCNRLELIADVTSFHGGLADLGGALVDALAMDWTSLTDHLYVHYDEAAVRHVFSVACGLDSMALGEAQILGQLRTTLARATSAGHVSSNLSRLMQTALRVGKRAHAETDLDQVARSMLDDALEPAPNWIGDLSGAHALVLGAGAMSGLVTAELARSGVKSITVANRTLARAERLAAGVGGRAVPMTGEILDAELPHADLVVACTGARTTVISADRVARADRPDRQFFVDLALPRDIDEAVGELPGVQVVGLRQLSELIDRGADSPASAALIRADEIVAEEVERFLSAKRSKAALPTVIALRKRAQRVLDAEMERLNSRLSGVDEHVLTEVRTSLNRMADKLMHTPTVRVKQLASQPGGSGYADALRALFDLKLDQPDSDTAAGQSGGHSLTAPDDTAALNAMPSAMFDAGALSDATTGPGEER
- a CDS encoding redox-sensing transcriptional repressor Rex — encoded protein: MSQPEYAELPAVNTRRIAPGSAADGSGIDEIRGIPDATVARLPVYLQALGTFAATDTETVSSEDLAELAGVGAAKLRKDLSYLGSYGTRGVGYSVGRLVTQISETLGLTLDWRVVIVGVGHLGRALAGYSGFASRGFSVVGMFDVDESVVGSSVGGLTVRDAAELEAGIAEAQAQLAVLAVPADAAQGLCDKLVGAGIHGILNFAPCVLQVPAHVQLRRVDLATELQILAFHAGRREAADLLAGKVSS
- a CDS encoding glutaredoxin family protein, which produces MTRVELLTRPGCHLCDAARETVLREAAAAGIEVRETNIDDDAELTRRYGEEIPVVLIDGRVHTYWRVDAGRFRAALEGLDVSGGRA
- a CDS encoding HAD family hydrolase; amino-acid sequence: MPSNPEPHSPGSPSAGSSGRAAFFDVDNTVMRGASLYHLARGMRRRKLLTYRELVRFALEQLRFISKGEHVINLDRIRTRALSFVAGYTVPEIRRIGEEVYDELMASKIWPGTRELAAEHLRRGDEVWLVTATPDEIASTIADRLGVTGGIGTVAEHIDGVYTGRLKGQVLHGEAKAEAIRGMAEQRGFDLADAYAYSDSANDIPMLSLVGHPFAVNPDLILGEYAREHGWEIRDFRGRRRSARRNLIGAVGVGAIYGGYRYLKSRRGRTG
- a CDS encoding 30S ribosomal protein bS22, with product MGSVIKKRRKRMAKKKHRKLLRKTRHQRRNKK
- a CDS encoding helix-turn-helix domain-containing protein → METNGRQGLSDIRFLTVAEVADVMRVSKMTVYRLVHSGDLPAVRFGRSFRVPERAVHDYLESSFVDRRSGGDSAG
- a CDS encoding acetoin utilization protein AcuC gives rise to the protein MTSRPVYVVWDDVFTKYNFGPAHPMHPLRLEFTASLCREFGLFDDPAADLHTAGVANDETLLTVHSREYIDAVRAASAPGTRDAAQLRRYGLGTDDVPYFDEMHDASARIVSGTVDAASAIASGATDRAVNFCGGMHHAKSSAASGFCVYNDAAAGIRRLQAEGFTRIAYIDIDAHHGDGTEAVFWNDPGVLTISLHETGRMLFPGTGFATDVGGDGAEGQTVNIALPPRTTDAGWLRAFDACVPPLIRAFQPQVIVSQHGCDGHSRDPLTHLQLSVDAGREAALMIEGLADRYAGGRWLAVGGGGYELVDVVPRAWAHLLAIALGRPIGVAEPTPETWRAFVQARVGRTAPATMGDGADLWWRSWQVGFDPADATDRAIMGTRNAVFPLNGLDPYFD
- a CDS encoding TrkH family potassium uptake protein, which encodes MARARNHGYTGRLPGRRRRSIGLAWVRDVVDDLAKSSPARLALITFTFVNVVFIALLTLPISTRSGHSPRFSYAVFDAISAVCVTGLSPVELVDYWSTFGQVVIIVGVQVGGLGILTLASIMGLAVSRRLGLKQRLVAAQETKALRLGEVGTLLRGVIVTSLLSEVVLAAFLTPRFMVRGEDAGQAVWHGVFYSISAFNNAGFNIHEGGLATFGGDPWILIPLMLGVFVGALGFPVILTVALHWRTPSRWDLHAKMTLTTSVILVVLGTILIGGFELNNPKTLGSMSGGQDVLDTVFAAVMPRSGGFATIDVGSMHQSTHLVLDMLMFIGGGSASTAGGIKVTTLAVLFLAAYAEARGNEHVEAFGRRIPPGSLRLAVAVTLAGATIVASASMAIVAMSSLSLDDVLLDVISAFATCGLSSGVTTQLDAPGQYVLAAVMFVGRTGTITLAAALALRERRRLYTYPEERPIVG